A window of Longibacter salinarum contains these coding sequences:
- a CDS encoding type I restriction endonuclease subunit R has translation MDDLSTPGEYRKTENPFMDQLEQMGWTVEDGDTDVPYLSGDRSSFRDVILRQDLRDALLRINRAGGSPWLDDRRIDQAIHELERVASPNLMEANKAATRLLRKGTVVDGHPEHHDGRDQTIHYIDFGDPSRNSFRAIRQFRVDYAGASGYAIPDVVLFVNGIPLVVVECKSPTATNPIASAVEDLLQYSNQRHGIEEREGVPRLFYTNQVLVATSYDKAVAGTVGARPEHYLAWKDTSPVPSNTIAENLGVERLSQQETLVAGMLRPEHLLKLLRHFILFKDQQGKTIKMVARYQQFRAVHNTVYRLQHGETRLEDGNQDRRGGIVWHTQGSGKSLTMVFLVRVMRSLHALRRFKVVVVTDRVDLQEQLAKTATLSGETVRVADSTDELKDYLKEEGPGFVFATIQKYQEQEETEDFPVLNTSEDIVVLIDEAHRSHTDRLHANLMQALPNCAKIGFTGTPILMGAKKRTHEIFGEYLDTYTIEQAVDDGVIVKILYEGRMERAALKDGRTLDELFDAAFAEKTDEEREEIKRRHATRRSVLEATQLIQAKAKDMVQHYVAHVLPNQMKAQVVAASRKAAVRYQAAIREALDELIAKAESIDPRLVQLTVDERKELRKTNPEDALLATAHAHLDVLRRLKAAAVISGKKNDPKDWGQWSGDAATKQHIGSFKDPLQHADPGKANGLAFLCVCTKLLTGFDAPVEQVLYLDRQIREHNLLQAIARVNRLYTGKEHGLVVDYYNVASHLDEALDVYSDDDVRGALTDISDELPRLRDRHARVMGFFQKHGIDDLWEDEEKAVQLLRDPKLRAEFVVRYKDLMASMDTVMPRPEALKYQSDAAQLGKIKKRAANRYRDESLAHIDAGAKVRELIDEHLIAEGIDPKIPPVSLLDAGFSEHVQEQPSHRAKASEMEHAARHHIRKHRDEDPAFYDRFSERLEQILAEYEEDWETQTKLFDELIHDLRQGRTSDDTGLDTDREAPFFSLLQRIVAEAQGQTNDAERAAKGVAEPPAPYDADSLSDATREHLANVTVEMVDHIEQEVRTVDFWRNNAAQQQLRSDLVMYLDEHEVVPFEKLEATADKIVDLAKHRHSYLTV, from the coding sequence ATGGACGATCTATCGACGCCGGGAGAGTATCGAAAAACGGAGAATCCATTTATGGACCAGCTCGAACAGATGGGCTGGACCGTGGAAGACGGGGATACGGACGTGCCCTACTTGTCGGGAGACCGGAGCAGCTTTCGGGATGTGATCTTGCGGCAGGACCTCCGCGATGCGCTCCTTCGGATCAACCGGGCGGGAGGCAGCCCGTGGCTCGACGACAGACGCATCGACCAGGCCATCCACGAACTTGAGCGCGTCGCTTCCCCCAACTTAATGGAAGCGAACAAGGCGGCGACGCGCCTTCTCCGCAAAGGCACGGTCGTGGACGGGCATCCCGAGCATCACGATGGCCGGGATCAGACGATCCATTACATCGATTTCGGCGATCCCAGCCGGAACTCTTTTCGAGCCATCCGCCAGTTTCGCGTGGACTATGCGGGAGCGTCCGGCTACGCCATCCCGGACGTGGTCCTCTTCGTCAACGGCATCCCTCTGGTCGTTGTCGAATGCAAGAGTCCCACGGCCACCAACCCGATCGCCAGCGCCGTCGAAGACCTTCTGCAGTACTCCAACCAGCGGCATGGGATCGAGGAGCGGGAAGGCGTCCCCCGGCTCTTCTACACCAACCAGGTGCTCGTCGCGACGAGCTACGACAAGGCAGTCGCAGGCACCGTCGGTGCGCGACCGGAGCACTACCTTGCCTGGAAAGACACGAGCCCGGTTCCGTCCAATACCATTGCCGAAAACCTCGGTGTGGAGCGCCTTAGCCAGCAGGAGACGCTCGTCGCGGGGATGCTGCGCCCGGAGCACCTGTTGAAGCTGTTGCGCCACTTCATCCTGTTTAAGGATCAGCAGGGCAAGACCATCAAGATGGTGGCGCGATATCAGCAGTTTCGTGCCGTGCACAACACCGTGTACCGTCTTCAGCACGGCGAGACGCGCCTCGAGGATGGTAACCAGGACCGAAGGGGTGGCATCGTCTGGCATACGCAGGGATCGGGCAAGAGCCTGACGATGGTCTTTCTGGTTCGCGTCATGCGATCGCTCCATGCCCTCCGTCGGTTCAAGGTTGTCGTCGTCACGGACCGCGTCGACCTGCAGGAGCAACTTGCGAAGACCGCAACCCTTTCCGGGGAAACTGTCCGGGTGGCTGATTCGACGGACGAGCTGAAGGACTACCTGAAGGAGGAGGGGCCGGGTTTTGTCTTCGCCACGATCCAGAAGTATCAAGAGCAGGAAGAGACCGAGGACTTTCCCGTCCTCAACACGTCCGAAGATATTGTCGTCTTAATTGATGAGGCGCACCGATCGCATACGGACCGCCTGCATGCGAACCTTATGCAGGCCCTCCCCAACTGCGCCAAGATCGGGTTTACGGGGACGCCCATTCTTATGGGGGCCAAGAAGCGGACGCACGAGATCTTCGGCGAGTACCTCGACACCTATACGATCGAGCAGGCCGTCGACGATGGCGTCATCGTCAAGATCCTCTATGAGGGCCGCATGGAACGGGCGGCGCTCAAGGACGGGCGGACGTTGGATGAACTCTTCGACGCGGCGTTTGCCGAAAAGACGGACGAGGAGCGCGAAGAGATCAAGCGGCGGCATGCAACGCGGCGCAGCGTGCTGGAGGCCACGCAGTTGATTCAGGCGAAGGCCAAAGACATGGTGCAGCACTACGTCGCCCATGTCCTGCCGAACCAGATGAAAGCGCAAGTCGTCGCGGCCAGCCGCAAGGCTGCCGTCCGGTATCAGGCGGCCATTCGCGAGGCACTCGATGAGCTCATCGCCAAAGCGGAATCGATCGACCCCCGCCTGGTCCAGTTGACCGTCGATGAGCGCAAAGAGCTTCGTAAGACCAACCCGGAGGACGCGCTTTTAGCGACGGCCCATGCGCACCTCGACGTGCTGCGTCGACTCAAGGCTGCAGCCGTGATCTCCGGCAAGAAGAACGATCCTAAGGATTGGGGACAATGGAGCGGGGACGCCGCCACAAAGCAGCACATTGGTTCATTTAAGGATCCCCTCCAGCATGCGGATCCCGGTAAAGCAAACGGGCTGGCCTTCCTCTGCGTCTGCACGAAGCTACTGACGGGGTTTGATGCTCCGGTCGAGCAGGTGTTGTACCTGGATCGGCAGATTCGCGAGCACAACTTGCTTCAGGCAATCGCCCGCGTCAACCGGCTGTACACGGGCAAAGAGCACGGCCTCGTCGTCGACTACTATAACGTCGCAAGTCACCTCGACGAAGCCCTCGACGTGTACAGCGACGACGACGTCCGGGGCGCACTGACGGACATTAGCGATGAACTGCCCCGGCTGCGGGACAGGCACGCACGTGTGATGGGCTTTTTTCAGAAGCACGGGATTGACGATCTCTGGGAAGACGAAGAGAAAGCCGTTCAGCTACTGCGCGACCCGAAGCTCCGCGCGGAGTTTGTCGTGCGGTACAAAGACCTCATGGCCTCGATGGACACGGTCATGCCTCGCCCGGAAGCCCTGAAGTATCAGAGCGACGCGGCGCAGCTCGGCAAGATTAAGAAGCGGGCGGCCAACCGGTACCGCGACGAGTCCCTGGCCCACATCGACGCGGGCGCCAAGGTCCGAGAGCTGATCGACGAGCACCTGATCGCCGAGGGCATCGATCCGAAGATCCCCCCGGTGTCTCTGCTGGACGCAGGCTTCTCGGAGCATGTCCAGGAGCAGCCCTCGCACCGGGCGAAGGCGTCCGAGATGGAGCACGCCGCGCGGCACCACATTCGGAAGCACCGCGACGAAGACCCGGCTTTCTACGACCGCTTCAGTGAGCGACTGGAGCAAATCCTTGCCGAGTACGAAGAAGACTGGGAGACGCAGACGAAGCTCTTCGACGAACTCATCCACGACCTGCGGCAGGGACGCACGTCCGATGACACGGGGCTCGACACGGATCGAGAAGCTCCCTTCTTCAGCCTTCTGCAGCGGATCGTCGCAGAGGCGCAGGGCCAAACCAATGATGCGGAGCGCGCTGCGAAGGGCGTGGCGGAGCCACCTGCTCCGTACGACGCAGATTCGCTTTCGGACGCGACGCGAGAGCATCTAGCCAACGTCACGGTGGAGATGGTCGATCACATCGAGCAGGAGGTCCGAACCGTTGACTTTTGGCGAAACAACGCTGCGCAGCAACAACTCCGCAGTGATCTCGTGATGTACCTTGACGAACACGAGGTTGTCCCCTTCGAAAAGCTTGAGGCCACGGCCGACAAGATCGTCGACCTCGCGAAGCACCGTCATTCGTACCTCACTGTTTGA
- a CDS encoding M48 family metallopeptidase — protein MASPISTKTPTTVSVGNDLTFEVRWSARRTTLGITVDRDGTLVLALPEDCPLEEGRAFAEEKQFWVYTKLAEKKLLRRPTASKRFVEGEGHYYLGRSYRLRLVDDAAPETAPLRLYQGRWRLLSTERSRAQDHFREWYVRHGKDYIRGRVERYADRLEVSPSGVAVRPLGYRWGSCSRDGTLNFHWRTACLPARLIDYVIVHESAHIHEPRHDDAFWHRVERAMPDYERRKRELREEGGGYF, from the coding sequence ATGGCTTCTCCGATCTCCACCAAGACCCCGACGACGGTCTCTGTCGGCAATGATTTGACGTTCGAGGTGCGCTGGAGTGCGAGGCGAACCACCCTGGGCATCACGGTCGACCGGGACGGGACGCTAGTACTGGCCCTGCCCGAAGATTGCCCGCTCGAAGAGGGGCGAGCCTTTGCCGAAGAGAAGCAGTTTTGGGTTTACACGAAGCTGGCTGAGAAGAAGCTCCTCCGCCGCCCTACGGCCTCGAAACGCTTTGTAGAAGGCGAAGGGCACTACTACCTGGGGCGAAGCTACCGGCTGCGTCTCGTGGACGATGCGGCACCTGAGACGGCCCCCCTGCGCCTCTATCAGGGGCGGTGGCGACTTTTATCGACGGAGCGATCTAGAGCCCAAGATCACTTCCGCGAATGGTACGTCCGCCACGGCAAAGATTACATTCGGGGACGCGTTGAACGGTATGCCGACCGTCTTGAGGTATCCCCGTCTGGGGTCGCTGTGAGGCCGCTGGGGTACCGCTGGGGATCCTGTAGTCGAGACGGTACCCTGAACTTCCACTGGCGAACGGCTTGCCTGCCAGCTCGGCTGATCGATTACGTGATCGTACACGAGTCGGCCCATATCCATGAGCCGCGGCACGACGATGCCTTCTGGCACCGCGTCGAGCGAGCCATGCCCGACTACGAACGCCGAAAGCGCGAACTCCGAGAGGAGGGAGGGGGCTACTTCTAG